A window from Kovacikia minuta CCNUW1 encodes these proteins:
- a CDS encoding glycosyltransferase family 4 protein, whose protein sequence is MHIAWLGKKSPFCGNVTYGREVTTALLDRGHQVSFFHFAQEEPPPDNWPDFQEILLPFLLRLQIYTIPTLRSRRVLEQALQKLSPKPDLIHASLTLSPLDFSLPEVCQELNLPLVATFHPAFDRKLRNLSSSTQYLMYQLYAPSLAKYDRVIVFSHIQRELLIRLGVPAERVAVIPNGVDVKKYSPGFSRLKAELDADRLFIYQGRISPEKNVEALLKAWKQSQMGPRTKLVIVGNHGPLAASLIPFYGPEHGIVWMGFIANEQKRIEILRGCDVFILPSLVEGLSLSLLEAMACGLACVATDAGADGEVLEHEAGVILKTQGVTTQLKTLLPQLRDHQSWTALLGQNARRRVRERYTLSDNITHLENLYTEILQQQPQPLSHV, encoded by the coding sequence ATGCATATTGCCTGGCTTGGAAAAAAATCCCCCTTCTGTGGCAATGTTACCTATGGTCGAGAAGTAACCACCGCGCTTCTTGATCGGGGGCATCAAGTTAGCTTCTTTCACTTTGCTCAAGAGGAGCCTCCACCGGATAATTGGCCAGATTTTCAGGAGATTTTGCTTCCTTTTCTGTTGCGGTTGCAAATTTATACGATTCCAACCTTGAGATCTCGCAGGGTTTTAGAACAGGCACTTCAAAAATTGTCCCCCAAGCCTGATTTGATCCATGCCTCCCTGACCCTATCTCCACTTGATTTTTCTTTGCCGGAGGTCTGTCAAGAGCTGAATCTTCCTCTAGTGGCAACTTTCCACCCTGCTTTTGATCGGAAATTGCGGAATCTTTCCTCCAGTACGCAATATCTGATGTACCAACTCTATGCTCCGTCCTTGGCAAAATACGATCGCGTCATTGTCTTTTCCCACATCCAGCGAGAGTTGCTGATTCGGCTGGGTGTCCCTGCTGAAAGGGTTGCAGTCATACCCAACGGGGTAGATGTAAAAAAATATTCCCCCGGATTCTCCAGGCTCAAAGCAGAACTGGATGCCGATCGCCTCTTCATCTATCAGGGACGAATTTCCCCCGAAAAAAATGTGGAAGCGCTGCTCAAAGCCTGGAAACAATCCCAGATGGGACCTCGAACTAAACTTGTAATTGTAGGTAACCACGGTCCTCTGGCAGCGTCACTGATTCCCTTCTATGGCCCTGAACATGGAATTGTCTGGATGGGGTTTATCGCCAACGAGCAAAAACGGATTGAAATTCTGCGCGGTTGCGATGTGTTCATTCTGCCCTCATTGGTTGAGGGGCTTTCCCTGTCTCTTCTAGAAGCGATGGCGTGTGGGCTTGCCTGTGTTGCGACCGATGCCGGGGCAGATGGTGAAGTGCTGGAGCATGAAGCAGGAGTGATCCTAAAAACCCAGGGAGTCACCACCCAACTGAAAACTTTGCTACCCCAACTGCGGGATCATCAAAGTTGGACCGCACTACTGGGGCAAAATGCCCGTCGGCGCGTCCGGGAACGGTATACGCTAAGCGATAACATCACCCATTTAGAAAACCTCTACACTGAAATTTTGCAGCAACAACCCCAACCTTTGAGCCATGTATAA